The Chryseobacterium suipulveris genome window below encodes:
- a CDS encoding PaaI family thioesterase: MTPFETAQYMLNQDEFSKWMGITLIEVREKYCLIEMPVKKEMINGLKTVHGGITFSLADSALAFSSNNTNDASVALNCMINFTKAVKLGDTLTAESVLISDTRKTGVYDISITNQHKVLVATFRGTVYKIDRKVTEL, from the coding sequence ATGACTCCATTCGAAACCGCCCAATACATGCTTAATCAGGATGAATTCTCAAAATGGATGGGAATCACCCTAATCGAAGTACGCGAAAAATATTGCCTGATCGAAATGCCCGTAAAGAAGGAAATGATCAACGGACTGAAAACCGTGCACGGCGGAATCACGTTTTCGCTCGCCGATTCTGCGCTGGCTTTTTCGTCGAATAATACCAACGATGCTTCCGTAGCGCTGAACTGCATGATTAATTTCACAAAAGCCGTAAAACTCGGCGATACTTTAACGGCGGAAAGCGTTTTGATTTCCGACACCCGAAAAACGGGAGTTTACGATATTTCGATTACCAACCAGCACAAAGTTTTGGTGGCGACTTTCCGAGGAACGGTGTATAAGATTGACAGGAAAGTAACGGAGCTTTAA